Sequence from the Sphingomonas suaedae genome:
GGCGATTATGTCGAGGGCGTAAGCTGCCCGGCCTGTATCGGCACGCGGACCGAGGAACAGCGCGCCAGCTATGCCGAACGCCACCGCCAGGCGCTGCTGGCGGCGCAGCGCGGCGAGGCGCATGTCGGCGCGGTATTCTCGGAGCCTGACGCTGACTGACCCGATCCTCTACAGCTTCCGCCGCTGCCCCTATGCGATCCGGGCGCGGCTGGCGCTGGCGGTGAGCGGGACTGCGGTCGAGCATCGCGAGGTGCGGCTGCGCGACAAGCCCGCCGAGATGCTGGCGGCCTCGCCCAAGGGGACGGTGCCGGTGCTGGTGCTGCCCGACGGGCGGGTGATCGACGAGAGCATCGACATCATGCGCTGGGCGCTGGCGCGGAGCGACCCGGAGGGCTGGCTGGCGGGCGACGATGCCGAGTTGATCGCGGCGAATGACGGGCCGTTCAAAGCGCATC
This genomic interval carries:
- a CDS encoding glutathione S-transferase; this encodes MSARYSRSLTLTDPILYSFRRCPYAIRARLALAVSGTAVEHREVRLRDKPAEMLAASPKGTVPVLVLPDGRVIDESIDIMRWALARSDPEGWLAGDDAELIAANDGPFKAHLDRYKYPERFAADEVDHRAAGLAMLQGLEKLLGERAYLGGERFGLTDAAILPFVRQFAAVDREWFAAQDVARVQGWLAAFVGSGLFDGVMVVREVWRSE